A genomic window from Thunnus maccoyii chromosome 2, fThuMac1.1, whole genome shotgun sequence includes:
- the tyrp1b gene encoding tyrosinase-related protein 1b: MAGWMLNYNCCPLEHVSCLSVFLNVLLYAYPIFPSKSPRVPKCSFLLDFGSMWRVSLLVVMLCATLTLAQFPRECITPAGLQSGQCCPSPTGAVGDECGSSTGRGQCVTIAADNRRHGPQYPYAGRDDRERWPLRFFNRTCQCNGNFSGYNCGRCRHGLTGPNCDQRISVVRRNIMQMSTAEKQAFVNALDQAKRTVHPDLVICTRRYQEVLGPDGNTPQFENITIYNYFVWTHYYSVSKTYLGPGQASFGGVDFSHEGPGFVTWHRFHLLQLERDMQDMLGDPTFALPYWNFAIGGSECDICTDDLLGARSSFDLNSISSNSVFSQWRVICESVDDYDTLGTICNNTETSPIRRNPAGNVARPMVQRLPEPQDVLDCLELNAFDTPPYYSTSSESFRNTIEGYSAPQGMYDPVIRSLHNLAHLFLNGTGGQTHLSPNDPIFVLLHTFTDAIFDEWLGRHQPGEVVYPEENAPIGHNRRFNMVPFWPPVTNAEMFVSAPENLGYSYEVQWPARAYTLSEIITIAVVAAVLVVAVVGGVIACAVRARSYRSAEALEPLLGETFRRYSEDDRRLDKSQSVV, from the exons ATGGCTGGATGGATGTTAAACTATAATTGTTGCCCTTTAGAACAtgtctcctgtctctctgtgtttctaaATGTCTTACTTTATGCTtaccctattttcccatctaaATCTCCTCGTGTCCCTAAATGTTCCTTCCTTCTGGATTTTGGCAGCATGTGGAGAGTGAGTCTCCTGGTGGTGATGTTGTGTGCCACACTAACTCTGGCCCAGTTCCCTCGGGAGTGCATCACTCCCGCGGGGCTGCAGAGCGGCCAGTGCTGCCCGTCCCCTACAGGGGCTGTGGGGGATGAGTGTGGCTCCAGCACAGGAAGGGGGCAGTGCGTGACCATTGCGGCAGACAACCGGCGCCACGGACCCCAGTACCCTTATGCTGGGCGGGATGACAGAGAGAGGTGGCCGCTGCGATTCTTCAACCGTACTTGCCAGTGTAATGGGAATTTCAGTGGCTACAACTGTGGGCGATGTCGACATGGGCTGACTGGACCGAACTGTGATCAGAGGATCTCTGTGG TAAGGAGGAATATCATGCAGATGAGTACAGCTGAGAAGCAGGCGTTTGTCAACGCTTTGGACCAAGCTAAAAGGACTGTCCACCCTGACCTGGTCATCTGTACAAGACG GTACCAGGAGGTACTTGGGCCTGATGGCAACACCCCCCAGTTTGAGAACATCACCATTTACAACTACTTTGTTTGGACTCACTACTACTCTGTCAGTAAAACCTACCTGGGGCCGGGCCAGGCCAGCTTTGGAGGTGTAGACTTTTCCCACGAGGGCCCGGGTTTCGTCACCTGGCACCGTTTCCACCTTCTGCAACTCGAAAGAGACATGCAG GACATGCTGGGTGACCCCACCTTCGCCCTGCCCTACTGGAACTTCGCCATCGGAGGCAGCGAGTGTGACATCTGCACCGACGACCTGCTGGGAGCCAGGAGCTCCTTCGACCTGAACTCCATCAGCTCCAACTCTGTGTTCTCCCAGTGGAGGGTCATCTGTGAGAGCGTGGACGACTACGACACTTTGGGCACCATCTGCAACA ACACAGAGACTAGTCCTATCAGGAGGAACCCAGCGGGTAACGTGGCACGGCCCATGGTGCAGAGGCTTCCAGAGCCCCAGGATGTGTTGGACTGTCTGGAGCTCAACGCTTTCGACACTCCCCCTTACTACTCCACCTCCTCTGAGAGCTTCAGAAACACCATTGAAG GCTACAGCGCCCCCCAGGGGATGTATGACCCCGTCATCCGCAGCCTCCACAACCTAGCCCACCTCTTCCTTAATGGGACAGGCGGACAGACTCACCTCTCCCCCAACGATCCCATCTTTGTCCTGCTGCACACCTTCACTGATGCTATCTTTGATGAGTGGCTTGGCAGGCACCAACCAG GTGAAGTAGTTTACCCTGAGGAGAACGCTCCTATTGGGCACAACCGCAGGTTCAACATGGTTCCTTTCTGGCCTCCTGTCACCAACGCAGAGATGTTTGTCTCTGCCCCAGAAAACTTGGGATACTCCTATGAGGTTCAGTGGCCTG CCCGTGCCTACACACTGTCTGAGATCATCACCATAGCCGTTGTTGCCGCGGTGCTGGTTGTGGCGGTGGTGGGTGGTGTCATTGCCTGTGCCGTGCGAGCCCGGTCTTACCGCTCCGCTGAGGCCCTGGAGCCGCTACTGGGAGAGACTTTCCGACGGTACTCAGAGGATGACCGGAGGTTGGATAAATCACAGTCTGTTGTCTAA